tcaggaaacttaaaccagcttgaaaaatttagcataagtgagccacgcctgtatttcgtgcACATTAAGCGAATATTGCATTGGCGagtttcacaatcaagaatataattgcaaattctcgaatttgtgaatatattacgaatattctacaaaatattagcaaaatatcgcaaattcgaatattgcccctgccgctcatcattaaTAATGATATTCATGATTGCAGAGGAGGTTCCAAAATGACCTTGCAGAGATAAAAGCAGGCCACCTGGATGAGGCATTCCGAAAGAGGTTAATGTTCTGAGTGCTTGAGCGAGAGATGAAGgtcttttaataaatttggtatACTTTCTGGCAGTCCAAGAAATCAAATCTACTTCAGTACTGAGGTGGCATATATTTATGATACACTTTTCTTACTTTTGTGGAAATTTTCTGTCCTTcccataatttttcatttttaatgttTTCTTTATGCAGCAGCTAGTACAGAAATGTTTAACGCCTGCATAGGTAGGTAATCGATTTtttgtttactgctgctgtgaaggaaAAAGTTATCTGTTAGTAAAATAAATTCAGTACAATTAGGATAAACTtgtgacagctctattgttctcttgataggcctagataaagaagCCCACAGACGAGCATTGCACTTATTAGTTATTAGTTTGATGCTCTGATGGAGACTCATCCTTCTTCACTCTCTAGTCAAAGTGAATAGTCTGACAGAGAAAGCAAAGCAGGCTGTTTGACCTtcaaaaagtccaaacaaagaaaGAAATTATAAGCCAGagcaaaaattataatatatgggGTAACTTTAAAATATTATATCCAAAAGAACAAaaatttcttgtaaaaaaaaaaggtaaatacaTAAACATTTAAacagaatattcacatataggttgTTAATATGTTAGAAACAAATGATAGTAGTctgtagtgtccctttaatatgAGATGGCCATAATAGAGAGAAACTGAATTAAATTACAGATATTATAGACAGCCATGTTCTCAGTAAGTACCCTTAAGTACCCCTAAAGTGACTTCCATTATGGCATAAAGCAAATACTTCTAAATTATATAAAACAATTAGAATCTATGAACAATATTATTAAATGCCTTTCTAAAAGAAGACAGAGTTATACTTATAACAACATCTAAGAACATAATTCTAACTTACCTGAATATTTTGTGCTCCAGATAAATTTTCGCTAACAATAGCAGAATCATTTGTATCTATAAGACTGTCAGTGGGGACATTCTGCACTGGTTTCAGATAAGCAATTTCATTCTGCTTTGAGTCTAGAGTCACACACATATCATATGAGAATGGGAAAGGTAAACTTGTATCACTGATCTCAGAAGGATATCCCAGGGTGAACTGAGGGTACATATTTCTACTATATGTTCCAAAAGATGGTGGTACACTTGACTTCTGGCACTTAAAAATGGCTGTTATCAATACTGTTATAATAAACAATAAGGAAATCAGAGCTATGGCGATTACAAGGTAAAAGGTTGCATTAGAAGAAATTTCAGATTTATTGGGATGATGCTTTATCTCTGGTAAAACCTGATGAAAGTTTTCTGCTACAACCATATTTATTGTGACTGTAGATGACAAAGATGGAACACCATTATCTTTTACCAAAACCACAATCTTTTGCCTCAAAGATTCCATGTCTGAAAGATCTCTTCCAATCCTGATTTCTCCAGTATATTGGCCAATGGTGAATAAAGATGGTTCTTGAATTTGTAGTAAGTGATAGGAGAGCCAGGCATTGTGTCCAGAGTCAGCGTCCACTGCAATCACTTTGGTGACTAGATAACCTTTCTCAGCAAAGTGAGGAATAAACTCAAATAATGCTGATTCCTCAGTCTCTGGTGATGGGTAGAGAATCTTAGGAGCATTATCATTCTTATCAATGATACATATCCTCACTGTGACATTACTGCTTAGAGGAGGAGAACCACTGTCTTTAGCCATCACCTGGAACTGAATTTCCCTCAACTGCTCATAGTCAAAAGAGCTCTGGGCATAGAGAACTCCAGACATTGAGTTTATTGAAATATATGATGTGACTGGTATGTCATCAACATGCGTGTTAAAGATAGAATATATAACTCTGGCATTCTCATTTTCATCTAGGTCTGTAGCATGAACAGAAAACATTGATGTTCCAGCTGGGGTATGCTCAGGAATATAAGTAATATAAGCAGGTTTATCAAAGAGTGGAGGATTATCATTTATATCAGAAATTATTAAATACATTGTCTTTTTAGTTACCATTTCAGGAAACCCTTCATCTTTAGCAACAATTGTGATGTTATAAGTTGAATTCCCTTCTCTGTCTAGGTAACTTGTGGTTACAACTTTGTAGTAATTATTAGACGATGGCATCAAGGTAAATGTCAATATTTCTGATATTTGGCATGAAACGTCACCATTTTTCCCAGAATCTAAATCCTTGATATTAATTAGTGCTACAAGTGTCCCAGATGGTGAATCCTCTGGAATAGAGGTTAACAGAGATAAAATAATTATTTCAGGTGCATTATCATTGATATCCACTATTTGGATTATTACAGTACATTTAGCCACAAGGCCTCCACCATCTGCTGCTTCTACTGTCATCTCATAGCTTTTTATTAACTCATAATCCAATTTTCCTATTGTTATAATAACTCCAGTTTCTGAATTCAAAGAAAAAATGCTGTGGGCTTTTTCAGGAATATGACTAAATGAATATGAAACTTCTGCATAGGAGCCTTCATCTTTATCCGTGGCTCTTAGATGAAGAACTGGCGAACCAAGTGGTAAATTTTCATCTAAGTTTGTTTGATAGATGTCCTGGCTAAAGATgggaaaattgtcatttacatcttGAATAAAGATTTTGATAACAGCAGTTCCAGTTTTCATAGGGTTTCCACCATCAGATGCAGTCAGAATTAATGTATATTTtttctgctcttctctatctaggTTTTGCTCCAAGATCAGCTCTGGGTGTTTTGTTCCTTTACTATCAGTTTTTTCCCCTAAGGTAAAATGTGGACTTGGGCTCAAGGTATAACTCTGCAAGGAATTAGACCCAATATCTGGGTCTCTTGCATTTCCCAGAACAAATCGTTCTCCAGGTGAAGCAGATTCACTTATTCCTATTTCAAAACTATCCTTGGAGAAACTTGGTGAATTGTCATTTATATCCTTGATTTCCACCTTGACAGGATAAACATTCACAGGATTTTCAGCCAGAATCTCAAGGTCCATAAAGCAGATCTGCTCTGATCCACAAAGCTCTTCTCTATCTATCCTGTCATTGACATATAAATTGCTATTTTCTATGTTCACATTGAAATAATTCCTGCTGGCATGGGAAACAATCCTTAATTTTCTTATTTCTAATTCATTGGTATTCAATCCCAAATCCTTCACCAAATTCCCAACTACGGCATTTATCTTTATTTCCTCTAGAATTGAATAGTGAAGTGGATTAGAAACAGCCACAGAACACAAATTAAAGCATAGAAATATTACTTGCCATGCCATGATGTCTATAGAAGAAAAGTCTTTAAAATCCAAGGAAAACAGCAATGTATGATCCAGAATCAAAGGAGAAAAGATAACCGCAATTGAATCAAGAGCTGTAGATATATTGCCATCCTTCTTTAAGATCTCCAGTATATGGTTATTGTAAGCAACACCAGCTCTACACACAGAATATTCAGCTTGTCTACCATCTTATCCAACACTGACATCATGAGGACAAATGTAAGAATTACAGGATATTAGTATATTCCAAATTtacttttatatattattttttaatatgttGTATATCCTACTAAAATATTTTAAATCTGATCACAACATAACATTTTTacaatattttattaaattaatATTAAGCGTTTTACCTGTGGACTTACCGTATAACAGCTAATGTAAAGAACATAACTTTTATGAAAACTGATGAGTAAAATTACTACTGTACTCCTGCTTGGCCAAATTTATTTGAAagcatcagggtaataaatatcttTTTTCTAGCAATTTGAAAGCATAACTAAAGTTTGCATCCTGAAATATAGGATAAAAGGTGGTTgtgattatatttaaaaaatgcaattttcttagtgGGTGGCAATTGGTATCACATTGAATTGCATGTTATATAATCTAAGAGATGTGAGAAACACCATATGTCGCTTTCTTTAAGTAACTTGCATTTAGAAAATGAGTGATATGTTTGTAGTTTCAGATATAAGTAGCACTACAAAACGTGCAATAgtacaccatttatttttttggttttatttcTAGATGACCTAGCCTTGTCTAACAAAATAATATCCCAAATATTTCACATTAACTTATATTCTTATACTTATTTTAGATGAACCTTTTTCACTCAATCATATCTTTATATGATActttgagtattttttttatatattaatgtGATATACTGtaatcatttttatatatttagtgGGTAGAAATAAACAATTAGTTTTGTATTTTTTGCCAGTTTTCCTAATTTGCTGGTCCacaaaataaaatggaaatatCGATTAACCTATTATTGTTGTCAATATTTCAAAAGTAAATCCTAAAATCTTAAATTGAACTTAAAAGCCTACATTTTTTGAGAAGTATCATAGGAATCCAGGTATAAAAATGCAACTTTGTTTTTATACAGCCACCTTATTGTAACCTTGCATTAAACATTAATTATACAGCAATAAAAACTCTAATTTGGAACTCAGTCAGGCAGACAGACCCCTTACACAAATAAAATATGCTCCACAAAAGTTGAAAAATTGAAATAGTTCATACATGAAATATCTCCCTTGCACCTGGAAAATGGTGTtaaaaatgccggtcttaataacccctatatctgcgGATGTATgctccaaagttatgaagaggcacaggtcTCTACATAACctcagcgcatccagcgccagtctaaatatAAGCCAACTTCCTAGCTGgcctacatttagaccattttctatgcctaaaacaggcataggaaATGATGAATAAGACAGGCCTGCTTCCCCTTCCCTGGTaatgccatgcccacttttttagacataACCCCGTATGTGATTGTGACTTTttaactaaaatagtcatatctcCCAGTTTTTTATGCCACCTTCACCACTTTTCCTAAAGGGGTTATGACAAAGGCTGGAAGTAGTCATGGCCAGTAGCCATGACAAATTTATCTTaatttatgccaaaaaatgaagACAGAAACCTAAAGCAGCTCTGAGCCATCTTAGATTTTTTAGACACTTGGACTGTagcacaggggatatcaagaccagcACAGAAATCCTTTCTAGGTTCTCTGTTCCTTATTTTAAGGGGTATTTCAGTTTTAAAAAGTATCTCCTATGGACAGGAGGGTCCAACTGCTGAGATCTCCACCGATCACAGGAAGATAGGGGCATGTACCCCTATATAAATAAAAGGGCTGTCAAGCGTGTTCtttacttggctatctccagaaaGAATATAGAGAATGGTGCATAATTAATCTGCTGCTCCATTTAGTTAATTGTACAGGAGATATTGGTGGTTGGACCCCCACTTATAGagtggatttgaacctaggatacaagcactgcaaggcaccagtgctgaccactgagccaccgtgctgcccagctATAGTAGCTTACGATATATGGACTTTGTTTCTCAACTagcacacattataaaggggcatttttttctactggcacatatTACAAATGGGGGGGGGATTTTATTCTAGAGGTACACCTTATGGGGGCTTTatcactactggggcactataagcAGATTCTGTTACTTCCCAGTCATACTATGGTGGTTTCATTATTATTGCAGGGCACTATGGTGGGTGTCATTATTACTGGGAGGCACTTTTAGGGACATTAGTACTACTGAGAGCAACACAGGGGGGGTATATTTACTGCTGGGGCACACTGTGTAAGCTTTAATACTACAGGGAACATTATAGTGGGCTTTGTAACTACTGAAGACACTGTGataggctttattactactggggcactaggGGTGCAGTATTacttatgggagcattattactactaggggcatAAAGGTGGGCTTGGCTGCTACTGAGGGTACCATGGGGGGTTATTACTATTGTGGgtattatggtgggttttatttttacagggGGGCCCTATGGAACTATATTACTTCTAAGGtacagtgggggacattattactattaggtgaactgtaggggcattattactattaagggcaATCTGGAAGAAAATTAATGCTATTGTTGAGACTTTtgagagcactattactgtgagcATACCCTTGGCACAATATCAACTTAGCAAAATTATTTTTGGAGACATTATGTTTATGACAGTGTTACTGTCAGGGGCAGACTatgatgatggaaaagtaagaacctaagatgtctgtgtgacaAACTTTGCAGAGTTGAGACATGGCTGAATGAAGGGGTATTGTTGTGGTCGTATCCAAAtgtagaagatgaggaaagagaacatccacATTGGAGGGGGACATAAATGGATATAATAGGTATATAGTGCTGCATTTTCCTGTATTTTGGTAGCACCAAATATAATTGAAAAAGTAATAGTCATCTAACATAGGACCTAATAAGGTATCTACCATTTTATTGGGAATATTAGTGCTGTGTGCTGTGCCATTCTTTCATTtgaaggaactgctgacacagGGTTACAACAGAGCCTATGATAGTGGCAGGAGAATAACCTTCTTTTGTTAATATGTATCAATGCTGCTTCCTTGTGGGTACTTGGAGTGAACTTCTTGTCACTAAGGGGTCTTGGCGTGAAAAAGTTTATAACCACTGGTATAGACTATAAGGAATTTCAAATTATTATTAAGAAATGCACACATGCTTAAAAACCCCAACTATTTTAtgaatttaaaaataattttaattatAGCAAGTCTAACCTCAGTTCACTCTGGATTTATGTCTCATCTTATTAGCTTTCTATTGACGAGCAGAATAATATAGTTTTCTATTGCTTACAAAGCCTTAGTATAGCTATCTACTGGCCCCCGTTTgcaaatataaatacatttaaaacgaTAACAATATTTAACTTTAATATCTATTTCAATCAATAAATCAGGGCCAACATAACTTCACCTTATGttcacaaaacaacaacaaattgtACTGTTATATCTGGTAGTCTCCTAGAgaatgaatgaagcagcagtgTACATGTACTGGGACACAGGACCCTACTTCTGTGATCGGTATGGGGTCCTAGTAGTTGGAGCCCCATTGATTAGATACTTATaccctatcttgtggatagggaATATGTTTGTTTTGGGGGCAAACCCCTTTGAGGCCTGATTAGTCTTATATCCTGGAATTGTAGCAGAGTTGAAGAGGCCCtttcacagtttttttctttaagtaTCTTTACAAGAGGGGTACTGATGCTGCTATAACATTTCTTTTTTACAAACACCCCTCGGTTGCCAAGCTCTGCCCCCGTTCTGTTTTTACTTTCTGTATGCTAATAgatagcattggtacagggatGAGGGGGCACCAGCGCTTCTCAGTGGGCATCTTCTTCTCCCTGGCGTTTGTGCGGTCCAATCACAGTGGGCCACatcacagtcagggagaaggtgagctgtttttttctccctggctgtgacatggTCCACTACGATTGAACCACCcaacagccagagagaaggagacacccactgaGAAGCGCTGGTATCTCCTTCTTCCTGTACTCTTGATATCTCTTAGCATACAGGGCACAAAAGCAGAACGGGGCACAGCAAAGAAGCAGAGGGGTGTTTCAAAAAAAGAAAAGTCATAGTAGCATCAGCGAAGCATACCCTACTTGTTAAGGTACTTAGTTTAACAAAAAAAAGGTGAAGGGTCCTCTTTAACAGTCATAACGCGTTAACTAGAAGTGATAACTCAGCAAATGTGACTGTTAACTATGCTGCATTTGCATAGAGTTGCATAAGAGGTACAGTATGTAGGTAATTTTTAAGCAGCATTGTTATTCATAATCTTCACTAACAGAGTACATTGGATCATTAAGCCACCACCatctctggctcccacagagaGTTCACATGTTCTTGTCTTCTGATAATCAAATTTTACAGTTGTTTTGAGAAATACTGTACAGTGTTCTCATAATTAagtatattaataaaaatattatttatatggAGTTATCTCTATCTTATTCTTAGGCATTTTGATTAACTCCTATGGTACTGCTAGAATAATCCTCATTCAATATGATTTCATAAAGTTTCTGCTTGAAATATATAATACTCATTCAAATAGCCTCAAAGTTAATTTACATTATAGTTTCTGATTTTGTAGAATTTCCTCCATGAGacatagttaaagggaacctgtcacactgAACATTATGTCTTtgctgaaggcagcatgttatagagcagaatgagctaagaagattgatatataggaaaatattcagcaaaacgtgtaaaattttttatttaagttcCTGCTCATTCTAGACTTTGACGTCAAGGAGGAAGTCCTTTCAGTGATTGCCAGCTACAGTATCTCTGTACacgcagtcatagagggaaggctgtcagtcactgataagattCCCCTCCTTGACTGCAAAGGAATGAGCCAAGGAATGAGCAGGAATGTATACAtagaaaatacaagttatactatgTGCTTTGGttgggtctcaaaagatccagtaCTCAATCCTAGAAATAAGGTCCTACCATTgtgcccccagtggtaataaagccccCTATAATGACCTCAGTTGAaataagacaaatttataaggcactcctatagagcccccagtagtaataaggccccctaaaATATCTTCTGTAGTTATAATACCCTCTACAGTGCCTCTAGTAGTTATAATATTCCCTGTAATGTCCCTCCAccatacattcccatgtaaataacatcacactgtctctcctgccccctccaacatacagtttcATGCAAATGACATCAACCctttgccttcagccgcctccaaaatacagtcctatgtacaaAACATCACTCCGTTCCTTCAGGTTcttccaacacacagtcccatataAGTAACATCATTCCCTCCCGAAGCTGCCTCCATCATATAGTTCAATATAAGGCTAAatgaacaaaatgtaaaaaataaaaaataggctgTTAAAAATGGAGACACTGTCAGTTTTTATGGCCATTTTCTAACcctttgtgcatccatttttgcATTTAATTTTGCATCTATTTTTAGCAGCTGTTAAAAATGTATGAATTTCATTGCAACATAGTAACAAagtttataaggctaaaaaaGGACATCTACCCATCTAGTTCAGACTGTTATGCTGCAAGTTGGCCTGTAAATAATGT
The Bufo gargarizans isolate SCDJY-AF-19 chromosome 2, ASM1485885v1, whole genome shotgun sequence genome window above contains:
- the LOC122926025 gene encoding protocadherin gamma-B4-like, yielding MAWQVIFLCFNLCSVAVSNPLHYSILEEIKINAVVGNLVKDLGLNTNELEIRKLRIVSHASRNYFNVNIENSNLYVNDRIDREELCGSEQICFMDLEILAENPVNVYPVKVEIKDINDNSPSFSKDSFEIGISESASPGERFVLGNARDPDIGSNSLQSYTLSPSPHFTLGEKTDSKGTKHPELILEQNLDREEQKKYTLILTASDGGNPMKTGTAVIKIFIQDVNDNFPIFSQDIYQTNLDENLPLGSPVLHLRATDKDEGSYAEVSYSFSHIPEKAHSIFSLNSETGVIITIGKLDYELIKSYEMTVEAADGGGLVAKCTVIIQIVDINDNAPEIIILSLLTSIPEDSPSGTLVALINIKDLDSGKNGDVSCQISEILTFTLMPSSNNYYKVVTTSYLDREGNSTYNITIVAKDEGFPEMVTKKTMYLIISDINDNPPLFDKPAYITYIPEHTPAGTSMFSVHATDLDENENARVIYSIFNTHVDDIPVTSYISINSMSGVLYAQSSFDYEQLREIQFQVMAKDSGSPPLSSNVTVRICIIDKNDNAPKILYPSPETEESALFEFIPHFAEKGYLVTKVIAVDADSGHNAWLSYHLLQIQEPSLFTIGQYTGEIRIGRDLSDMESLRQKIVVLVKDNGVPSLSSTVTINMVVAENFHQVLPEIKHHPNKSEISSNATFYLVIAIALISLLFIITVLITAIFKCQKSSVPPSFGTYSRNMYPQFTLGYPSEISDTSLPFPFSYDMCVTLDSKQNEIAYLKPVQNVPTDSLIDTNDSAIVSENLSGAQNIQVYSTEEAYAILASESDYDSGEEESFLVYSSSSDSSVDEPSHRRSRVSSTSDSTNDPS